The Drosophila gunungcola strain Sukarami unplaced genomic scaffold, Dgunungcola_SK_2 000126F, whole genome shotgun sequence genomic sequence ATCATGTTGATAACCAAGAAGAGAGAAGTAGAAGAAAAGGGGAGAGCAAAGAGGAGAGTAAAGAAGAAGCGAGCACAACATAAACCAGTTCAATGCGCTTTGCAGAGgagcttttattatttatttttgcttgttttttctttctttttttttgtggcagcCACATTTACAGTAACTTTACTAAGtgaacaaaatcaaatcatCAAATGCAAAGAGGGagagcaacaaaaaaagaggGAGAGACAGCGAGCACTTTATTTAGCACGCACACACTTGTTACATAAATAACGGCGAATCGAGTGAAAAGCAAGACAGACGAAAAAGAAGTCTTGCTGATCTAATAAGAATATGCTGTCTCCCCTTCGGCTGCTGCTTCTAATAAGAATTCACGGGGCAagacaaataaacaaacataaataCCTCTTGGTGCAAACTGCTGGCTGctggttttgttgttgtattttgaattgtattatattgtcgattttctttttcaacttGTTCCACAAAATGCGAAAAATGATTAACgaagtataaaataaataacgcacgctctctcgctctctcactctgtttttgtgtgtgtacgATGAATTCACGacttttttaagttaatttttgtgttgttgtgGACGTATACTTTTGCGCTCTTTTTTATTCGCCTTTTTGCTTGTTACCtcttttgcttttctttttcgttacttgttgttgttgttgtcactTCACGAGCAGTTTTCGCAGTTTCTTTTTGGTACTAGTACTACGACAACTGCCTCTGCTTTTGCCTCTTCTCCTCATCATCGCTCATTCTCTTTTGCTTGTTGATTCGCCCACAATTTTTACGGGTTTTCTTTCGTTTCTGCACGCGCACGCActtttggttgttgttgttttgcttgatttaaaaaattgcaattttgtaCGTTTggagaaaacagaaaaaaaaacaagaaaatattgtttgaatTTTCGTGGTTTTTATTTGGGGAAAACGCGCGACGTTTTGGACTTGGGAGCGGAGCGAcgcaaaaatatacaaatttgttcGGAATAGAGGTGGAGAATAGAGGTGGATAGGCATCGATGCCAACATCGATGGCATCGATGTTTTCCAAACATCGGCTTCATCGATGTTTGGCGGGgcaacatcgatgttttcccATCTCTACTCTGCTTTCCCAATATTCGTCGTTTCGATGAAACATCGACGTTTCTCCACCTCTAcaaatttgtttggaacagtGGTGAAAAGACATATCGATATCTGACAGGGCTTTATCGATGTGTTGTCGttctacttttaaaaatgctcACACCAAGAAATATCACACTTCTTGCGCACtgttaatatttcaaatacaaatttgctCGGAATTCCACGAGAGTTTGTTGTAAATATTCGACAAAGGTTCTGATTCTGTGgctgcatattttatttaaaacagtattttcgaaacttttacaaaaaaaacatttttgttaagaaAAAGACGATAATCGGCAAACATTTAGCagcattaaaaatgcaatgaaaaatCTTCGTTTGTAGAGAATTCTGGGTCAGAGATTTTATAATTATCACTATTTCTTTTAATACTTTTAGCTCATCTATAAGTTTTCCCCAATAAATCAACCAACTTAAAAATTGTCCAACTTATTTCTAAAACCCTTATTTATTAAGgcatgtttattttgtttacattttctaACAGATACGCCTcggcctttttttttaaacatgcgGCTTTAGTGTAATCGTTTTGGATATTAGACAATAAAAAGGCTAAAAAGTCTCATTTAGCTGTAGTTGAAATTGTTAAGTaacaagttaaattttaaatttgaatctTAATCGACTTTTCCCAAATAAAATCATCGATGTTATCGATAGTGCCATCGATGCTTTGCCAGCTCTAACTAACCTGGCGCACATctgtttgttattgtttacaGCCGATTCGATtctcttcttttgtttttttggttgggGGAAAAAAACGCGCAACGTGGACGTGGACCATAGAATAGAATAGAGCAGTGCAGAGCATAGCTAGCACCTGCTGCCCCCGAAAACACCTGTGCCCCGCCCCCTGCCCCGCCTCCGCCCACCTGCGCGCCATCAAGTGTTATTCATTTCGTTTCAATTCATTTTACTTCTTGAGAGGGTTTTTTCAAGACGCGACAGCATCTGATCTCGATCTGGTGATCTGGCAAATCGACAGTACACACATACATAGTAAAGCATTTAAGCCCGGCGATCGATGAGCGAGGCGAGGATGAACGGACGCTCCATACGCATCAACCGGCTGCCGGCCACCATTGTGGCCATCTTGCTGACCATCGTCCTGGTCTACTTCCTCAACTTCCACCAGGAGGAGCGGCCGGCCATCTACGGCATGCTGCGTAGCGAGAACCCCAGTCGGGTGAACCTGCGCAAGATGCTGATCGCGGCCATCCAGGCGGCCCAGCGCGGCGGTCTGGAGGTCCTCGACGTGGCCCGCAGTCGCCAGCTGAAGGAGCGCAGCAAGGGCAAGACGGACGAGGGCGTCAACGATCCGTTCACGGACGCCGACGGCCGATCGCACTGCGTGATGAAGCAGGGCCTGCAGCGCATCTTCCCGCTCGTCCAGATCTTCTCCGAGGAGGACAAGGAGCACTGCAGGCAGGCCCACAGCTACGACCTGGACCCCACGGTCCTCCACGAGACCGCCCAGGTCCCGAATGTGGCCGTGAATGCCCGCGATGTCACCGTCTGGGTGGATCCGCTGGATGCCACCAAGGAGTTTACGGGTGAGAGTCCTATGTCACtgctattttatattttctcatcCCACATTGCTGTTTCTATTATAgctagaatttatttaaaaacattgtttaaggcaaatatatataatagtaATATCACTTTGCAATTTGCAATAATTTCTGTATCatataacaatatatatatttatttcaaaagtcCTTATCTGGCTAATTAACATGTGTATTGATATGCTACTCCTAAAATACACCCAACTACAATTTTAACTCAAcaaaattacgttttaaacAAGTCAAAATGATAAGCATGTTATGCAAAGATAAGATAAgagaaaaactatttatttataaatttatttgttgcttGATATGCAAATCTATTTCTTATTAACTTATAATATTCATTTactatattaatttttgttccaACAGTTTAATGAAATATCTGCTTAGCTTGCTATTATTAGGATAACTTGTTCACCAATAACTATCCTTAGACTTCGAGTAAGAGTTGTAAAACGACTTTCACATTCATGTTACCTATCTTTAAAACGAAATAGCCCACTAACGGCTACCTTCTCCAATCCGCAGAGGAGCTGTACGAGTACGTGACGACCATGGTGTGCGTGGCGGTGGCCGGAAGACCCATCATCGGCGTGATCCACAGCCCGTTCAATGGCCAGACGGCCTGGGCGTGGGTGGGCAACTCGATGTCCGAGTACCTGGCCACTCTGCACCCGCAGCATGCGCCGGACAGCCAGGCGCCAATCATCACAGTGTCGCGATCCCACACGGCCGGAGCCAAGGATCTGGCGCGGAACATATTTGGCGAGGATGTCAGCCTGCTGACGGCTGCGGGCGCCGGCTACAAGGTGCTCCAGGTGGTGGCCAACAATGCCACCGCCTATCTGCACACCTCCAAGATCAAGAAGTGGGACATTTGCGCCGGCGATGCCATTCTGCATGCCCTGGGCGGTACAATGACCACGCTAAACGACCAGTTGATCAACTATGGACCCGAGGAGTCGCCAGTCAATACGGAGGGTCTGCTGGCCACTCTGGAGCGCCATGACGAGTATATGGACAAGTTGTCCAAGTATCGGGAGGCGCACAATGGCAAGCTGGCGTAGGGGTTACTCCCGTACTCCCTTTTCCCCCAGTCACTGATCGCTTGGGTAGCATTCAAAAATAGCTCTAAGTTCTACAGATGGaaacctgtttttttttttcgtaatcTCAATATCTGTTCGTGTGTGCTGCttatttgttgttgtgcaACGGCACGGCGGGGTCATGAACCCGGACCGGACCGGACCAAACCAAACCGCCCAGTTggctcaaaaaataaacttattttaatttgtacgcCCTTTTGCCGATTTTTAATGGGTTCCTAAAACTAAAGTGTTTGGCTTACAGTGATTGGTCTCTAAAAAGTATTTGACCATCAAGTTTATTTTACTTCGAATTGTCTAAAACTtatatttggtttatttatttatttattttgaaaactatttaattatttaatcacTGATTGTGTTAATGCtgttgcttaaattaaatttttgcaattttcagttaaaataatttatggtAATTCATggattatataattataataatatctAGTTTTAAGATgagtaattttaatataatttagtcatttaatttttcaagatTTAATTTAGTGTTGGATTATATGTTTAAACATGTTAAGATGCTTACATACaagcatacatttttttatttaccttattataaaaaaataagttcccaaaaaaacacaaccaTTTCGGTTAACAAATGGTTGAATTTTTTGGGAATGTAACTTATTACGAAAAATTGTACatcaataaaaatgaatttatttaattgcaattttttgatgctaataaatatattttattaaattcaaacattatcaaaatataaactatcGATTGAACGAATAAACACAACTATCGATAACAGCGGTCTCGCACAGAGCAATCGCCCACCGCCATTAAAACGTAGAACCTTTGAAACGTAGGGTAACACTTTTTtgtataaacttaaaaaaacggagtgtgtgtgttgcctattgttattgtttattatgCGTCTGCTAGGCCCCcgaaattgttaattaaatgtgcacGACGTGCGCCCGGAATGTAATCAAACGGAATCGATCGAAATGGGCGGCCAAACGAACGAGGGGCGTGGAGATCGGCCCCGCCCCCCTCCACCGCCGCTGCCCCCACTCCCATTTCCAATCCCATTgacgttgttgttgttgtttttcctaACGCTAACACTAACGGCAACGGCGACGtcgactgcgactgcggcaGAGGAGCAATCAGTGCAGTCAGAAAATACGGAAAAGCCCCAAAATCCAGAATCCGGAAGCACACCACTAACATCATGTCCAAGGAAATGCAGCTGCCGCAATATATCGGAAAACATACACAGTTTGCGGGTTCGTTGCGATGAGCAGCAGATAGCCAACTGGCGGGAATTGGAGTTTGGCGAGGATATATTAACATCCATTGTCAGCATGTTAGTTGTTCTCAAATACATATATCATTATCATTTAtattcatacatatatatgcttGCCTCGTTTTAGCAATGCCAGCAAGAACTCCATTGCCTCGATTACTGCCGGGGATTTCGCTAACTTTACGGAACTCAAGCGCCTGGATCTGTCGTTCAATCTCCTCACCGAACTGGACACCAAAACCTTCGGCAAAAGTCTGAGCCGTGTGGAGAAACTGAAGCTGGCGGGAAATGCCATTAGCCACATTTATGAGGGCACCTTCAATTACATGGGCAAGCTCAGGCAGCTGTAAGTTGGATATAGTACGGATATGTATAATTCAGCAGGGTATAAATTGAGCAAAAGCCATCAGCTTTAAGCCCTAAATGCCCAAGCTATGTAAAGTTTATATATCCGAAAGATTACATATACATACCTATACTTTTAAAGAATATGAAGAGGGAATGAATGAACAAGCTTAATAATgagatattaaattaatatttatatatattttcatatataaatattatatcgttcttggtaaaaatatttgttgtcctATTTGTTACCATCTTCGCAAGAAAGGAAAATATGGCATATGTATGAGTTAGTTGAGTTGGTATTAAAGGATATAGATTTGATAAGCAGAGAGACACATTAATGATAAATtgctaaattattattatttattaagagCTAACCAGCTcagattttacaaaaaatatattattatattgtatattatattaatgtCTGCTTATGGCAATCTAAGGAGAGATAGATTATATGATGGTATAGGTTTGTGATTAAGCATtcttactttttattaaactatGTTTTCCCTTCTCTCTGCAGCGATCTATCTGGAAATCCCTTGGCCTGTGACTGCGGCCTGATCTGGTTGATTGCCTGGTCCAGTGCCCGAGATGTCCGCCTGCAGCCGCCTCCGAAATGCGAGTCGCCCGGCAACTTCCGTGGCATGCCGCTGAAGAAACTGCGCGTGGGCAAGGACTTCCACTGCGAGACGCTGCTGCAGCCGCTGCTCGAGCTCATGCCCAGCCAGAATCAGGTGGCCTTCGAGGGCGATGAGCTGCAGCTGAAGTGCTACGCCCCGCGCGTGGCCATCGGAGTGCCCAGGGAGAGCGAGGATCTGCCCACCAAGGCCTACGTTTTCTGGGGCTGGTCGGACAAGATAAGGGCCAAGAACTCCACCGAGGATATAGTCTACCACGATCCCACCAAAGTGTTCGGTGATGTGAACCTGGAGACGCGCCACTCCACGGACTCGGGCATCCTGCAGTCGATCCTGCGCATTGCCAGTCTCACCCAGAACCACACGGGCATGTGGGACTGTACGCTGCGCAGCCAGCAGGCGAACCTCTCGCAGGCCATCGTCCTGCATGTGGTGGCCAAGGGCACGCTCTACTGCGAGGCCCGTGTGGTGCACACAAACAAGGGCACCTACCACTGGCCCCGCACGATGCGCGGCGAAACGGTGCTGCAGGAGTGCGTGGAGGAGCCCAGCGATGCGGCCCCATCCCGGCGAGCTTCGCACGAGTGCGGACCCTCGGGCGAGTGGCTGAATCTGAACACCGAGAGCTGTGTCTATGTCAGCGAAACCACACGCATCCTGGAGCAGTTTGCCAAGGTGAATCTCACCCTGACCAAGGGTCAAAATGCCCTGGAGATTGCGCGACGTTTGCACAACTTTACGCAGGCGCAAACCCAGTTGAATCGCATACGCGATCCCATGGACCTGGAGTACATAGCCCGCACCCTGGTCAAGTACCTGGATCAAGTGGAGCaatcgcagcagcagcaggagatCAGTCACCTGCTGATGGACATAGTGTCGCAGCTGCTCAACCTGCCGGCGCATCTCTTTCGAGCGGCACAATCGGAGCAGGGCACAGGCCAGCGGCTGCTCCACGTGGTGGAGTCCTCGGCCATGCGTTTGGCCCTGGCCAGCACCCAGGCGGCAACGGCGGCGACGGCGGCGGAGATGATACCCTGGCGGAGCAGCGGCAGCTCGCTGCAGCGCAACCTCTTCGTGGAGTTCTTCAACGTCAGCCTGGAGTCCTTCGTCAGCCTGTCGTGCGTGTGGCTGGAGCAGAGTCCGCGTGGCTTTCAGTGCAACAGCGCCAACGACACGATACCCATGTACGAGCATGGCGACATCGATGCCGCCATCCAGCTGCCGTACAGCGTGATTGGGAACAACAGCTCCGTTCGCAGTCTCCGCCTGATGATCTCGCTGCACCGGAATGGCAAACTGCTGCCCAATCTGGGCAATCTGGGTGGCCACAACCAATCGCTGTCGTCGGCCATCATTGGCATCCTGGCGTACAGCGGCGAGGGGGAGGCTGTGCAGTTCCGGGCTCCTGACAGCGAGCTGGATCCGGAGGAGGATGTGTACCAGCAGCGGGTGACGGTGATGCTGCGGGCACACCCCTACCACAGTCCGCTCAGCGCGCCGCAGCCCGCCTGGTGGGATGCGGAGGAGCAGCGCTGGGTGGCGAGTGTTTGCCAGCAGCACTACCAGCACCGCACGCTCGTCATGTTCAGCTGCAGCCGCACCGGCTACTACGGCCTGCTGCAGCGCAATGCCTTCCTGAACGACTTCCGCAGCGAGGAGTCGGGCGCCCGGTTCCGGCATCCACCGGCCGCCGTCTACGCCGGCTGCGGCCTGCTCTTCGCCTGCTGCGCCTTCAATGCCGTGACCTTTGCCGTCTTCGGGCGGGCGGTGCGCATCAATCGGGTGCAGCGGCACGCGCTGGTCAACACCTGGCTGGCCCTGGGCGCCTTGGCCCTGGCCTTCTCGCTGGGCATCTACCAGACGGCCAGCCAGCCGCAGTGCCGCCTGCTCGGCCTGCTGATGCACTACCTCGGCCTGTGCGTCCTCCTCTGGCTGTGTGTGAGCCTGAGCAGCATGTACAAGCGGCTCACGAAGACGACCGGCAGctcagcggcggcggcggcagcccAGGATATGGAGCCGCAAAGGGATCGCGAGCGAAAGCCCATACTGGGCATCTACCTGGTGGGCTGGGGCATCGCCCTGCTCATCTGCGGCATCAGCAGTGCCGTCAATCTGGCCGAATACGCCGCCTACGACTTCTGCTTCTTGCACAGTGCCACCACCTTGAATGCCCTGCTCGTGCCGGCCGTCATCCTGGTGATCTTCTGCGGCATCCTGGCCCTCTGCATCTACTACCAACTGAGTCAGCAGGCGGTGAATgtgctgcagctgcaaatgcaccagcatcagcaccagcagcagcagcatcgcCAGTACTCGGACAACAACACGCAGGCCACGGAGCACATCGATCTGGATTGGTTGGATGCGAATGGCAGTGCCACCACGGCGGGTCGCAAGGAGCAGGATCACATGCAGGAGCAGTACAGCACGCTGAGCAATCCGCTGAGCAGCATAGTCGACGACTTTGAGCGCTCGAATCTGTCGCATCTGCGTGGCCACTTCATTTTCCTGGTGCTGTACGCCGGCGCCTGGCTCTCGGCCGCTGCCTATGTGAGCGGTGGCCAGGAGGCCTATGTCACGGCCTTCGCCGGCTGCTGCTCGTGCCTGGGCCTCTTCCTGCTGGTCTTCTACAACCTGAGCCGCAACGATGCGCGGCAGGCGTGGTCGCAGGCCACAGATGGCGGACGCAcaagcagcagcggcagcaggccCGCCCACAAACTGGTGACCACGTACAACAATGGCAGCCAGGCGAGATGCGCCCATCCGCTGTCGTCGGGCATGATGGCGCCCGGACCCGGCACGGCCATCATCAGCAACTCGATAGTGGCCTACAAGGCCAATCCCAGCCTGTACGAGGCCAACAACTCGGCGGGATCGCGTTCGAACAGCCAGTGCTCGCGGAGCATGCGCAGCCAGACGCGGAGTCAGACGAGGagtcagcaggagcagcagctgctgcaggcCAATGCTGGAGCGAATGGTGGGGTGACCATCATCAACAACACAAGCGGTCAGCAGGGAGGAGTAGCAGGAGCAGGATCAGCAGCCACTGGTAACAcaggcggcggaggaggaggaggagcaggagcagtaCCGCCACACAGCCTGAATGCCCTGCTGCACGGGTCCAGCCACGACCTCATACCCTCGGCGGAGATCTTCTACAATCCCAACCAGATCAATGTGGCCCGCAAGTTCTTCAAGAAGCAGAAGCGCCTGGCCAAGCGCAACAACTTCGAGCTGCAGCGCCAGACGATGCCGCAGATGCAgctgcagatgcagatgcagatgcagctCCACAGCCAGCACAGTTTGAGCGATGCCAGTTCGGAGCAGCTGTACAGCAGGCACCACAATGCGATGACTCTGCTGGCCGGTGGCAGCAAGATAAACAACACCAATCTGCACTACAAGAACCAGGGATCGCCCATGGCCGGTGCTCCCAAGGAAGCTGATGGCCTGCAGTTCCACAAGCGCTTTGTGCCCGCCAGCAGCACAGTACAGACTCCTTCGGCGGCCGCCAAGATCATGCAGGCCAATATCTACACCAACATACCGGAGACCCTAACGCCCCAGCATGAGGTGATCAAACTGCGGGCCAATGGACGCACCAGGACACCCTCTTTGCTGGACGAAACGCTGCACGAGCAGGATGACGatgaagaggaggaggaggaggagcaggaggagttGGACGAAGAGGTGGAGATGGGGCCAGTGCAGGTGGAGCCAGCGCAGGAGCCCGaactggaggaggaggatgccAGTTCACTGGACGAGCATGCGCCGCTGTATGCCAACACCTTGTCGCCGGCCAGCGGCGGGATGAGCAGTCTGTTCCGGAACCGAGGCTGCCACCAGCTGCAGCCCATCAGCAGCTCCACGCCCCTCAAGCAGCCCAGCCTGGAGGCCATGAACAGTTTGGGCCTGCCCGAGGTCAGTCCCGCCGAGCCGCTGCTCCAGAAGCACGAGATATATGTGTCCAGCTCGCTGCAGGTGACCACCAGCAATGGCATCCAGGCGGACGATGACTTTCCCAGTGTCCTCATCCGCTTcagtcagcagcagcagtccaAGTCGCTGAACAACATCAGCGAAATGTTGGCTGGCGGACCGTCGACCGGATTGGATGACCTGGGCCAGGAGCAGGCGGAGTCCAGCCACCAGCTGTCCGGCAACGAGGCCAGCAGCACGCTGGAGGAGCGGCAGGTGTACTCCTGCTCCAGCAGCAATCTCAGCCAGCTCAAGGCACACCACCAGCACCATCCGGTGGCCTCCATGGACGCGGAGGACGATGGTCGCCTGCTGTCCGGCAGTCCCACGAACGAGAGCGATCTCAACTACCAGAACTCGGAGATCAGCATCCGCAGCCACGGGCTGTATGCTCCCCAGGCGGACAACGACCTCAATCTGACCCTGACCGATGACTTCCGTTGCTACCAATCCTCGAATGCCAGCgatgcggatgtggatgtgcTCAATGAGTTCGACGACGAGTTTGTGGCCGCCACGGGTGGTGAACGGGTGGTTGGCGATTCCGAGCAggatcatcatcatcacgATCACGACCAGGACACCTCCATCGATGAGCTGTACGAGGCCATCAAATGCCGCAGTCCGTTGAGGAGCAAACAGGAGACCATCGAGCGTTTCGAAAGAGAAAGGGAGCGAGAACGTGAGAAGGAGATGGAGATGCAGATGGAGATGCAGCTGGAGATGGGGGCCGCCAAGCCTCTGAGCAATTCCCACAACGAAAATCTCAACGAGACGATAGAGGATGATAGCAGCCAGAGCAGCGTGATCTCGTACATCGATCCCAGGGCGACCAACGAGCCACGCCCCTTTCCCAGCTAGCTCAGCCACGCAGCAGCAACCCTAGTTAGATGTAtatagcatatatatatatatatatatatatatatatgtacgaGTTGAAACCCCATCCTCGCTTGGTTAACGATGTGCCAATGCCAAAGTATTCCGTGTACCAAGCTTTTGAACCCAACCCACTGACACTCAAAACCAATTATGTATCTAGAGTGCATATATATCCTAGGTTCGcccactcaaaaaaaaagaaaaaaccagGCAACAAAGCTAACTGAACTTGTAATTATAGTAGACTTCCCCCACCTTACCACCCACTACCACTATTTATTATGACTAGTATTACTCCACTAAACTCTCATATTCACCGGAGCAAAACTTCATCCATTAGTTGTTCACTAGGCTAGATCGTTGTGCATTTCATTCAAATGGCTAGCAACCAACACCACATCAAGTCGCCCACCCCGAAACAACCCTACACacatttaataagtttaaaagcaaaattttGGACAagcaaaatgcatttaaatgtagactaagtttatatttagatataaataaatgaaatgttcACTTAAAACAACTGCCTTTCTTTAATCGATTAAAAAAAGCAACCTGCTTTGGTTAGTTAATTAATCTTTGCCAACAATCAAACACAagcattttaaagtttataaagAGATTACAAATGTTGCATTTATTTCGAGGACAGACACTGAACACATTCAACAAGCTACTTGTAAAGTAGATACAATTTATAATAGCAATTTTACCATAATAATACAATGATATCCGTTCAACATCGTCATGGAGTGTGAGTGGAGTAAAGGAATGCGAATGCCAATGCGAATGAGGCCACTTTCCAACTCTGGTTGAATTACACACAAGGTGTAGGTATAAGGTAACATATTTGAGTTGCAAAGTAACATCATCGGGTTGATTAGCATTTGAGGTTTAATCTTAAGTTGTAACAATAACAAGAGATGTGTATAAACTATAATAAGATAATACGATATATTGCTGATGCCTGGGCATCCTGTTGTGCATGTTTCTCATGGCAATTCTCCTGTCTTCCACCTAATCCCCTCCAAAGATTCACAGACTTCACAGGCTGCGTATGGATTTCCAGCGTCGCAGCAACAAACACGACGAGGTTAGTCCACTGGAGTATTGGCTAAATTCGCTTATATTTATGTTGCGTGTTGGAATGtcgattttttcttttaaagtcTGTCCGAAATAGTACAAAGATCAATTAGCATGTGAGGGATGACGATCAATTAGAACGGGATGACAATGATGCTGACCTTGTAGGCTTTTGGAATTTCCGTCGGCGATCTGTGTACGATCGTTCCGTTTATGTACAGCATATTGGCCGCACTCTCCTCGGGCAAAGTCAGCTTTTGGTAGGTGAAGCTGGCCTCGCGCTCCATCCGTTTCACGATCTCCTGGCAGGTGGGACTACTGCTCACGCACAGCACATCCGGTCCAGCCATGGTCACATAGTACTTCAGCCTCTTCGAACCGTTCACCTGCACGTGGAATAAGTATATAGATTCCTTATGTTagataaaagaaaacacaTCAACAAAATATAGAAAAGTTTTCGGATCTTTAAAGGCAATCAAATGCATATAAGGATAGTTCGCTTTTCCaagaagttaaattaaaatgtatctgCAATAtgatataaaaacaataaaccatAGATAATAGTTAAGTGTACCATGAAACAGATTCTCTAAATAAAGTACTTCTTAAAAGAGAAATATACCCGAATGGAATGGGTATATATAGATTaaagattatatatatagatttatatGATGTATACGTTTCGccttataaataaagaaaggtttaaatatctttatagACCATCGAATGGATGGTTTCAGTTACATGTTTAGGAATGATGCATATAAGGATAGTGAATGCGAAATCGTGTCatcaaataaatacttaaaaaggTATATACCCGAATCGGCGTCACTGGATACTCGGGATAGGCCATGGCCACTGCCCGGGCACCCTCCTCGTTGGTGAAACCCGAGATTCCAATGAAGAACTCGCGCCCTGAAATGATCACGACGATAAAGTCAATCAGCCAAAGtacatttttggtaaaaaagAATACAAAGCATACCCGTGAAAAGCACATCGCCGCCGTCGAGTAGCGCATGTGGATCCTCAATCTCGATGACGGGTATGTCCAGTTCCTTTTTGAGGATTATGCCCATGCTTTCGGCCTCCCGTCGCCGCTTGGCGTGCTCCGATCTTCCGATTAGGGCCACTCCATTGCAGATCACGGCACTGTTCTCCACGAAGACACCCTCGGGCAGCTGGTCATCCGGCGGCAGTTCGATCACGTCCAGGCCAATGCTCCTCAACAAGGTGCAGTACTGCTCGTGCTGTTGCTTGGCCAGCTGCACGTCGAACTCCCCGTTCTCCAGCAGCGCGTCCGAGATTCTACGGCGGATTTAAAGTGATTAATAATGGTGATGTTCTATTAATTGGGATCAAGGGGATATGATACCCATAACGTCTGAGTGGGTAAACGAATGGTTGATATGTACCTTTTTTTTAGGGTAATCATAAATGTGACTATATTTAAATGGTTCTGTTGATTGGAAATGGTATAAAGGGTATATGATACCACAGCGACTGAGTGGACAaacgaataaataaaatagaataaaagttttgaaaatctTTGTAAAGTCGATAAACCTTT encodes the following:
- the LOC128265467 gene encoding putative inositol monophosphatase 3, with product MSEARMNGRSIRINRLPATIVAILLTIVLVYFLNFHQEERPAIYGMLRSENPSRVNLRKMLIAAIQAAQRGGLEVLDVARSRQLKERSKGKTDEGVNDPFTDADGRSHCVMKQGLQRIFPLVQIFSEEDKEHCRQAHSYDLDPTVLHETAQVPNVAVNARDVTVWVDPLDATKEFTEELYEYVTTMVCVAVAGRPIIGVIHSPFNGQTAWAWVGNSMSEYLATLHPQHAPDSQAPIITVSRSHTAGAKDLARNIFGEDVSLLTAAGAGYKVLQVVANNATAYLHTSKIKKWDICAGDAILHALGGTMTTLNDQLINYGPEESPVNTEGLLATLERHDEYMDKLSKYREAHNGKLA